A stretch of DNA from Aliarcobacter thereius LMG 24486:
GCTTTGGTTTCTACACTAAAAAGAGATATAACTACAACTATAAATGCTGTTCAAAGCTACTATTTATTAAATCAAAAAATTGATAGTCTTGAAGATGTTTTAACGATTGGTACAACAAATTGGGATATTGAAAAACTATCAATGAAAGATAAAAACTCTTGTATTAGAATAAATGTAATAAATAGTTTAAATGGTGTAAAGCTAGAATTAATAGTTGATCCAATAAAAGATTTACCAATTTGTAAGAAAATTAGAGAAAATGGACTGGAATCAAAAACATATGATGTATATTAAAATTTAATATATCTATGATAATCATTATCAAATTAAATATATTTTAAGTTAAGCTCGTTAATATTTCATTTAATTTTTATCTACTTGATAATAATTATTAGAATAGATATTCTCCTAGATATCTATTCTGAAATTAAAGTTAAAAAAGGAAGAGAAATGAAGATTAAAATGGCTATAAGTGCAGCTGCATTATTGCTTACACAAAATATGGTTTTGGCAAATGAAACAACTAAATTAGATGATGTAAAAGTTGTAACATCTGCTTCAGGATTTGAACAAAATATTGCTGATGCTGCAGCATCAATTTCAGTTATAACTGCTGAGGAAATAGAAAAAAAATCTTTTACAGATGTAACGGATGTATTAAAAAATGTACCAGGTGTTTATGTAAATGGTGGAGGTTCTAATCAATCAATTTCTATAAGAGGTATGAGTTCAGATTATACTTTATATTTAATTGATGGAAGACCTATGCAAGATAATCAAGCATTTTCTCCAAATGGAAGCCATGCTGGAAACCCTATAAATTTTTTACCTCCATTAGAAGCTATTGAAAGAATTGAAGTAATAAGAGGACCTGCATCAGCTTTATATGGAAGTAATGCAATGGGTGGAGTAATTAATATTATTACAAAAAAACATCAAGATAAAGTTTCTGCAAATATTAGTGTTGAATATTTAAAAGCAGATAATTCAAATAAAGTAAACAATGATTCTAGAAATACTACTATGTATGTG
This window harbors:
- a CDS encoding type II secretion system protein, which encodes MKNMKRAFSLIEIIFVIVILGIIVSFAAPKLMDTKDSALVSTLKRDITTTINAVQSYYLLNQKIDSLEDVLTIGTTNWDIEKLSMKDKNSCIRINVINSLNGVKLELIVDPIKDLPICKKIRENGLESKTYDVY